The window GAATATCTCTTAATAAGGGCGTGTTAGCCCGCTTAAAGACCATTTAACCTTATGGTTAAGTCTCCGCGTCTCAGGAGTGCCAAGGGCTTCACGCTCATCGAGCTCCTCATCATCATCGGCATCATCGGCTTTCTCGCCTCGGCGATCCTCGTCGCTGTCGACCCGGTCAAGCGTATTCAGGACGCCCGGAACGCCAAGCGCTGGAGCGAGGTCAATGGTATTTTGAACGC is drawn from Patescibacteria group bacterium and contains these coding sequences:
- a CDS encoding prepilin-type N-terminal cleavage/methylation domain-containing protein — protein: MVKSPRLRSAKGFTLIELLIIIGIIGFLASAILVAVDPVKRIQDARNAKRWSEVNGILNA